In Excalfactoria chinensis isolate bCotChi1 chromosome 3, bCotChi1.hap2, whole genome shotgun sequence, one DNA window encodes the following:
- the DNAH14 gene encoding dynein axonemal heavy chain 14, translated as MDEQNKMLKEQLESHLRFEAERSEVLLMSKGSCIICGPAGNRRKDSSEPLSPVEKYSILHTAMYRAGTEILHKAEINEEGGVCSEVPSKKHKDEREESVCQHVGGSDHEAMELKMSRAKVASTTTEDNNGILPSSTLYDRRTEIQKSDLEPNCLKKVCEQPNVECSLKKPIRAKVYSYDETEPTDDDVIMHVLRLRGKLGWQTKLPSCECLAREADVARLQKLALTRPLLPRDSGEYIYCLQKYKNNLRVPYNPYDLQPVSTSAAMHSKEYWTISASFASKFHLNQKLGEMEATPIPQWLRERCLYYRLLNLNLFSNFRMKKFLLHWKINAGRSKANKSKSV; from the exons ATGgatgagcaaaacaaaatgctgaaagaaCAATTAGAGTCTCATCTCCGTTTTGAAGCAGAGAGGTCAGAGGTGCTGCTTATGTCAAAAGGCAGTTGTATCATATGTGGGCCAGCTGGCAACAGGAGGAAGGACAGCAGCGAACCG CTATCTCCAGTAGAGAAGTACTCCATTCTTCACACAGCAATGTACAGAGCAGGAACAGAAatcctgcacaaagcagaaataaatgaagaaggTGGTGTGTGCTCTGAAGT ACCTTCAAAAAAACATaaagatgaaagagaagagTCTGTTTGTCAGCACGTGGGAGGGTCTGACCATGAGGCAATGGAGCTGAAGATGAGCAGAGCAAAAGTAGCATCCACAACCACAGAGGACAATAATGGCATATTACCTTCTTCAACTCTATATG ATAGAAGGACTGAAATACAGAAGTCTGATTTGGAACCAAATTGCCTGAAAAAGGTTTGCGAGCAGCCAAATGTTGAATGTTCTCTGAAGAAGCCTATAAGAGCAAAAGTTTATTCATATGATGAAACAG AGCCAACTGATGATGATGTTATAATGCACGTTTTGAGGCTTCGTGGCAAACTTGGCTGGCAAACAAAGTTACCATCCTGCGAGTGTTTAGCTAGAGAGGCTGATGTGGCCAGACTTCAGAAGCTTGCACTTACG AGACCTTTGTTGCCAAGAGATAGTGGTGAATACATATATTGtcttcaaaaatacaaaaacaatcTTAGAGTTCCCTACAACCCATACGATTTACAGCCTGTCTCTACAAGTGCAGCTATGCACAGCAAAGAATATTGGACTATTTCAGCGTCATTTGCATCTAAG TTTCATCTAAACCAGAAGCTGGGAGAAATGGAGGCCACACCCATACCTCAATGGCTGCGCGAAAGATGTCTGTATTACAGGTTACtcaacttgaatttattttccaatttcAG AATGAAGAAATTCCTTCTGCACTGGAAAATCAATGCTGGAAGAAGCAAGGCGAACAAGAGCAAATCAGTCTGA